One genomic window of Geodermatophilus sp. DSM 44513 includes the following:
- the pheT gene encoding phenylalanine--tRNA ligase subunit beta, with product MRVPIGWLAEHVDVPAGTTVEELDATFVRLGLEVEEVHRPAEVAGPLVVGRVLGIEELTGFKKPIRYCRVDVGEPEPRGIVCGAQNFAVGDAVVVALPGAVLPGGFAIAARRTYDHVSDGMICSARELGVGEDHAGILVLGDGVLGEGVEPGADARPVVGLDDVVIELAITPDRGYCLSLRGIARETGTGLGVPWRDPGDLAAPAGSGEPAWAVTVEDAGRCDRFSMVALEGLDPTAPSPWWLRRRLAQSGVRSISLAVDVTNYVMLELGQPMHAFDRDRVRGPIVVRRAREGERLTTLDGADRALASDDLLITDDSGPIGLAAVMGGASTEIGDATSAVLLEAAHWEPTGVARTARRHRLPSEAAKRFERGVDPEMTTAALARAAALLAEYGGARVVGAPVDVDTRGPRPVIALDPALPGRVAGVPHPAERVTALLAAVGCAVDGESPLHVTPPSWRPDLTDPADLVEEVVRLAGYDDVPSVLPTAPPGRGLTERQRRRRAIGRALAESGHVEAPSFPFVGTAALDALGLPGDDPRRQVLLVRNPLSEEEPALRTTLLPGLLAALARNLSRGVRDVALFEHGAVFPGGERAPAPLPGVDRRPDDATLAALLGAVPEQPWHVAVALAGHREPRGWWGPGRPAVWADAVQAARRVAEAAGVQLTVRSGERAPWHPGRCAELVAGGRVVGHAGELHPRVCAALDLPARTAAMELDVDALPPAAVPVGPHLSAFPPVFVDLAFVLPEDVPAADVEAAVREAGGDLLEAVALFDVYTGPQVGAGRRSLAWSLTLRAPDRTLSGEEAAELRQRVVAHVEQALGAELRA from the coding sequence ATGCGGGTCCCCATCGGCTGGCTGGCCGAGCACGTCGACGTCCCCGCCGGCACGACGGTCGAGGAGCTCGACGCCACCTTCGTGCGCCTGGGCCTGGAGGTCGAGGAGGTGCACCGGCCGGCCGAGGTCGCCGGCCCGCTGGTCGTCGGCCGGGTGCTCGGCATCGAGGAGCTCACCGGCTTCAAGAAGCCCATCCGGTACTGCCGTGTCGACGTGGGGGAACCCGAGCCGCGGGGCATCGTCTGCGGCGCGCAGAACTTCGCCGTCGGCGACGCCGTGGTGGTCGCGCTGCCCGGCGCGGTGCTGCCCGGCGGGTTCGCCATCGCCGCGCGGCGGACCTACGACCACGTCTCCGACGGGATGATCTGCTCGGCCCGCGAGCTGGGGGTCGGTGAGGACCACGCCGGCATCCTCGTGCTGGGGGACGGGGTGCTCGGCGAGGGGGTCGAGCCCGGCGCCGACGCCCGCCCCGTCGTCGGCCTGGACGACGTCGTGATCGAGCTGGCGATCACCCCCGACCGCGGCTACTGCCTGTCCCTGCGCGGCATCGCCCGCGAGACGGGCACCGGCCTGGGCGTGCCGTGGCGCGACCCGGGCGACCTGGCCGCGCCGGCCGGGTCCGGGGAGCCGGCCTGGGCGGTCACCGTCGAGGACGCCGGCCGCTGCGACCGGTTCTCGATGGTCGCGCTGGAGGGCCTGGACCCCACCGCGCCCAGCCCGTGGTGGCTGCGCCGGCGGCTGGCGCAGTCCGGCGTCCGCAGCATCTCCCTGGCCGTCGACGTCACCAACTACGTGATGCTCGAACTCGGCCAGCCGATGCACGCCTTCGACCGCGACCGGGTGCGGGGGCCGATCGTCGTCCGCCGGGCGCGGGAGGGCGAGCGGTTGACCACCCTGGACGGCGCCGACCGCGCGCTGGCCTCGGACGACCTGCTGATCACCGACGACTCCGGGCCGATCGGGCTGGCCGCGGTCATGGGCGGCGCGTCCACCGAGATCGGCGACGCGACGTCGGCGGTGCTGCTGGAGGCCGCGCACTGGGAGCCGACCGGCGTGGCCCGCACCGCCCGCCGGCACCGGCTGCCCAGCGAGGCCGCCAAGCGCTTCGAGCGCGGCGTCGACCCGGAGATGACCACCGCCGCGCTGGCCCGCGCCGCCGCACTGCTGGCCGAGTACGGCGGCGCCCGGGTCGTCGGCGCGCCGGTCGACGTCGACACCCGCGGCCCCCGCCCGGTGATCGCGCTGGACCCCGCGCTGCCCGGCCGCGTCGCCGGCGTCCCCCACCCGGCCGAGCGGGTCACCGCGCTGCTGGCCGCCGTCGGCTGCGCGGTCGACGGCGAGAGCCCGCTGCACGTCACCCCGCCGTCCTGGCGCCCGGACCTCACCGACCCCGCCGACCTGGTCGAGGAGGTCGTCCGCCTCGCCGGTTACGACGACGTCCCCTCCGTGCTGCCCACCGCCCCGCCCGGCCGCGGCCTGACCGAGCGCCAGCGCCGCCGGCGGGCGATCGGCCGCGCGCTGGCCGAGTCCGGCCACGTGGAGGCGCCGTCCTTCCCGTTCGTCGGGACGGCGGCCCTCGACGCGCTCGGCCTGCCCGGCGACGACCCGCGCCGGCAGGTCCTGCTGGTGCGCAACCCGCTGTCGGAGGAGGAGCCGGCGCTGCGCACCACGCTGCTGCCCGGCCTGCTCGCCGCGCTGGCCCGCAACCTGTCCCGCGGCGTCCGGGACGTGGCGCTGTTCGAGCACGGCGCGGTGTTCCCCGGCGGGGAGCGCGCACCGGCGCCGCTGCCCGGCGTGGACCGGCGCCCGGACGACGCGACCCTGGCCGCGCTGCTCGGCGCGGTGCCGGAGCAGCCGTGGCACGTGGCCGTGGCCCTGGCCGGGCACCGCGAGCCGCGCGGCTGGTGGGGCCCGGGCCGCCCGGCGGTGTGGGCCGACGCCGTGCAGGCCGCCCGCCGGGTGGCCGAGGCCGCCGGGGTGCAGCTCACCGTGCGGTCGGGGGAGCGGGCGCCGTGGCACCCCGGCCGCTGCGCGGAGCTCGTCGCCGGCGGGCGGGTCGTGGGGCACGCCGGCGAGCTGCACCCGCGGGTGTGCGCCGCGCTGGACCTGCCGGCGCGCACCGCGGCGATGGAGCTGGACGTCGACGCGCTGCCGCCCGCGGCGGTGCCGGTCGGGCCGCACCTGTCGGCCTTCCCCCCCGTCTTCGTCGACCTCGCCTTCGTCCTGCCCGAGGACGTGCCGGCCGCCGACGTCGAGGCGGCGGTCCGCGAGGCCGGCGGCGACCTGCTGGAGGCGGTCGCGCTGTTCGACGTCTACACCGGCCCGCAGGTCGGCGCGGGCCGCCGGTCCCTGGCGTGGTCGCTGACCCTGCGCGCCCCGGACCGCACGCTGTCCGGCGAGGAGGCCGCGGAGCTGCGGCAGCGGGTGGTGGCGCACGTCGAGCAGGCGCTGGGGGCCGAGCTCCGTGCCTAG
- a CDS encoding SDR family oxidoreductase — protein MPSLSGSVALVTGASTGIGRHLAEGLAARGMAVAGLARGGERLAAAMAEVAAATGARTLAVPADVTHRAAVEEAVGRVREELGPVDLLVNNAGLIDAAEEPLWEADPDQWWSVVESHVRGAFLLSRAVVPWMVLRNRGRVVSLASGMGTRARPEYSAYSVAKTGLMRVTEALAGALEGLDVRTFDVAPGVVDTPMTRAMPMWRGHTDWTPPERVVELVAAIAAGELDHWSGRFLRAGADDPAVLRDTTPDGDARQLRLRPYGDGDPLG, from the coding sequence GTGCCTAGCCTGTCGGGTTCCGTCGCGCTGGTCACCGGCGCGTCCACGGGCATCGGGCGGCACCTGGCCGAGGGGCTGGCCGCCCGCGGCATGGCGGTGGCCGGCCTCGCCCGGGGCGGCGAGCGGCTGGCCGCGGCCATGGCGGAGGTCGCCGCCGCGACCGGCGCCCGCACGCTGGCCGTGCCCGCCGACGTCACCCACCGGGCCGCCGTCGAGGAGGCCGTCGGCCGGGTGCGCGAGGAGCTGGGCCCGGTCGACCTGCTGGTCAACAACGCGGGGCTGATCGACGCGGCCGAGGAACCGCTGTGGGAGGCCGACCCGGACCAGTGGTGGTCGGTCGTGGAGAGCCACGTCCGCGGCGCCTTCCTGCTCAGCCGCGCCGTCGTCCCGTGGATGGTGCTGCGCAACCGCGGCCGGGTGGTCTCCCTCGCCAGCGGCATGGGCACCCGCGCCCGCCCGGAGTACTCGGCCTACTCGGTGGCCAAGACCGGCCTCATGCGGGTGACCGAGGCCCTGGCCGGCGCCCTGGAGGGCCTGGACGTGCGCACCTTCGACGTGGCCCCCGGCGTCGTCGACACCCCGATGACCCGCGCCATGCCGATGTGGCGCGGGCACACCGACTGGACGCCGCCGGAGCGGGTCGTGGAGCTGGTGGCCGCGATCGCGGCCGGCGAGCTCGACCACTGGTCCGGCCGGTTCCTGCGCGCCGGCGCCGACGACCCCGCCGTGCTGCGGGACACCACCCCGGACGGCGACGCCCGGCAGCTGCGCCTGCGGCCCTACGGGGACGGCGACCCGCTGGGCTGA
- a CDS encoding diacylglycerol kinase family protein, which produces MSPYDRVVIVFNPHSTGDAPRAAEELHAELTRRLPDVPVELCPTRYAGHARDLAREAAATGRPLLVSVSGDGGYNEVVDGVLQAGDTGAVCAVQAAGNANDHRRTTRERPLADAIVAGDVRRIDLLRLTVGSGDAASTRYAHSYIGVGLTPVVAVDLEEGGKGSWREVVTTVRSFARFRPFPIRLEDGRRRTVDSLVFANIDQMAKYATLSEGGRPDDGRFEVVTQQRTGKLRVLGTLLRAVTRGLGPQPSVTHYGFTPLSPMPLQLDGELVELEPGTPVAVDIAPRALATVL; this is translated from the coding sequence GTGAGTCCGTACGACCGGGTCGTGATCGTCTTCAACCCGCACAGCACCGGCGACGCACCACGCGCCGCCGAGGAGCTGCACGCCGAGCTGACCCGGCGGCTGCCGGACGTGCCGGTGGAGCTGTGCCCCACCCGGTACGCCGGGCACGCCCGGGACCTGGCGCGGGAGGCCGCCGCCACCGGGCGCCCGCTGCTGGTCTCGGTGAGCGGCGACGGCGGCTACAACGAGGTGGTCGACGGCGTGCTGCAGGCCGGGGACACCGGCGCGGTGTGCGCGGTGCAGGCCGCCGGCAACGCCAACGACCACCGCCGGACGACGCGGGAGCGGCCGCTGGCCGACGCGATCGTGGCCGGCGACGTCCGGCGCATCGACCTGCTCCGGCTGACCGTCGGCAGCGGCGATGCCGCGTCCACCCGGTACGCGCACTCCTACATCGGGGTCGGCCTGACCCCGGTCGTCGCCGTCGACCTGGAGGAGGGCGGCAAGGGCTCGTGGCGGGAGGTCGTCACCACCGTGCGGTCCTTCGCCCGGTTCCGGCCGTTCCCGATCCGGCTGGAGGACGGCCGCCGGCGCACCGTCGACAGCCTGGTGTTCGCCAACATCGACCAGATGGCCAAGTACGCCACGCTCAGCGAGGGCGGCCGCCCCGACGACGGCCGGTTCGAGGTCGTCACCCAGCAGCGCACCGGCAAGCTCCGGGTGCTGGGCACGCTGCTGCGGGCGGTGACCCGGGGGCTGGGCCCGCAGCCGAGCGTCACCCACTACGGGTTCACGCCGCTGAGCCCGATGCCGCTGCAGCTGGACGGCGAGCTCGTCGAGCTGGAGCCCGGCACACCGGTGGCCGTCGACATCGCGCCGCGGGCGCTGGCCACGGTGCTCTGA
- a CDS encoding SpoIIE family protein phosphatase, which produces MDDQPGPAVPDRTELALLRAAVEGGLDGMVVVSADGRMVTSNRRFAEIWPIPAEVVASGSDEAALASVLDKLVDPDAFLARVHELYGTASGAARDELLLRDGRVLDRYGAALRDGCGDYIGWAWYFRDVTLERAAVVDAGRLGALIAVAQRLADARSEDDVLGVVSGDGASVLGAAGAVLCLAEPGAARVRTLATAFFDAGLRAEVAELPVDAPLPIVRVATGGEAVFLTDRAEALDRFPGARASYVRARTEGAGVVPLTSHGRTIGSLAVVFTGPHPWRTADRALLQALAALTAQALDRLRAHSAEQEATREVRRLGEALQHSLLTPLPRPESLQMAARYRPAARAARVGGDWYDAFPAGDGCTTLVVGDVAGHDRTAAVAMAQVRNVLRGVSVTVDATPAGVLAALDRALHRLRVDTLATAVLCQAEAVLDGPVPGAVRLRWSNAGHPPPLLLHPDGSAEFLVRAPELLLGVAPDRARTDHEVTLAPGTTVVLYTDGLVERRDQDLDDGSARLRSVAADLHGLAPDRLCDALLDRLAAGSEDDVALLVLRVSG; this is translated from the coding sequence ATGGACGACCAGCCGGGACCGGCGGTCCCCGACCGGACCGAGCTGGCGCTGCTCCGGGCCGCCGTGGAGGGCGGCCTGGACGGGATGGTCGTGGTGTCCGCGGACGGCCGCATGGTCACCTCCAACCGGAGGTTCGCCGAGATCTGGCCCATCCCCGCCGAGGTCGTGGCCTCCGGCTCCGACGAGGCGGCCCTGGCCTCGGTGCTGGACAAGCTGGTGGACCCGGACGCCTTCCTCGCCCGCGTGCACGAGCTGTACGGCACCGCCTCGGGCGCGGCCCGCGACGAGCTGCTGCTGCGCGACGGCCGGGTCCTGGACCGCTACGGGGCCGCGCTGCGCGACGGGTGCGGGGACTACATCGGCTGGGCCTGGTACTTCCGCGACGTCACCCTGGAGCGGGCGGCCGTGGTGGACGCCGGACGGCTCGGCGCGCTCATCGCCGTCGCCCAGCGGCTGGCCGACGCCCGGTCCGAGGACGACGTGCTGGGCGTGGTCTCCGGGGACGGTGCGTCGGTGCTCGGCGCGGCCGGCGCGGTGCTGTGCCTGGCCGAGCCCGGGGCCGCGCGGGTGCGGACGCTGGCGACCGCCTTCTTCGACGCGGGTCTGCGCGCCGAGGTCGCGGAGCTGCCGGTCGACGCCCCGCTGCCGATCGTGCGGGTCGCCACGGGCGGCGAGGCGGTCTTCCTGACCGACCGCGCCGAGGCCCTCGACCGCTTCCCGGGGGCGCGCGCCAGCTACGTCCGGGCCCGCACCGAGGGGGCGGGCGTGGTGCCGCTGACCTCGCACGGACGGACGATCGGCTCGCTGGCCGTGGTGTTCACCGGTCCGCACCCGTGGCGCACGGCCGACCGCGCCCTGCTCCAGGCGCTCGCGGCCCTGACCGCGCAGGCGCTGGACCGGTTGCGCGCGCACTCCGCCGAGCAGGAGGCGACGCGGGAGGTCCGCCGGCTCGGTGAGGCGCTGCAGCACAGCCTGCTCACGCCCCTGCCCCGCCCGGAGTCGCTGCAGATGGCCGCCCGGTACCGCCCGGCGGCGCGGGCCGCGCGGGTCGGCGGGGACTGGTACGACGCCTTCCCGGCCGGCGACGGGTGCACCACCCTGGTCGTCGGGGACGTGGCCGGCCACGACCGGACGGCGGCGGTCGCCATGGCGCAGGTGCGCAACGTGCTGCGGGGCGTCAGCGTCACCGTGGACGCCACGCCCGCCGGGGTGCTGGCCGCCCTCGACCGTGCCCTCCACCGGTTGCGGGTCGACACCCTGGCCACCGCGGTGCTGTGCCAGGCGGAGGCCGTGCTGGACGGTCCGGTGCCTGGGGCGGTCCGGCTGCGCTGGTCCAACGCCGGGCACCCGCCCCCGCTGCTGCTGCACCCCGACGGCTCGGCGGAGTTCCTCGTCCGCGCACCGGAGCTCCTGCTGGGCGTGGCCCCGGATCGGGCCCGGACCGACCACGAGGTCACCCTCGCCCCCGGGACGACGGTCGTCCTGTACACCGACGGCCTGGTCGAGCGCCGGGACCAGGACCTCGACGACGGCAGCGCGCGGCTGCGCTCGGTCGCCGCCGACCTGCACGGCCTGGCCCCCGACCGGCTGTGCGACGCCCTGCTGGACCGCCTGGCCGCCGGGTCCGAGGACGACGTCGCCCTCCTGGTGCTGCGCGTCTCCGGCTGA
- the argC gene encoding N-acetyl-gamma-glutamyl-phosphate reductase: MSGQRTWTVGVTGATGYAGGEVCRLLAGHPALRLAGVHANSSAGRRLGEVAPHLLPFADMEVRPSGAGDLAGYDVVVLALPHGESAGIAAQLPEDTLVVDCGADHRLDDPAAWARWYGGGHAGTPHPGTWPYGLPELPGQRERLVGARRIAVPGCYPTSVTLAMAPALAAGLVEPDVVVVAATGTSGAGKKAAAHLLGSEVMGSVSAYGVGGVHRHTPEMVQTLSQAAGGPVGVSFTPVLVPMSRGILATCSARLAAGVDAGAVRAVFEKAYGDEPFVHLLPEGQWPTTGQVLGANTVVLQVAVDPDAGRLVVVAAVDNLTKGTGGAAVQCANLALGLPETTGLPLVGVAP, encoded by the coding sequence GTGAGCGGTCAACGGACGTGGACGGTCGGGGTCACCGGCGCCACCGGGTACGCCGGGGGTGAGGTGTGCCGGTTGCTGGCCGGGCACCCGGCCCTGCGGCTGGCCGGGGTGCACGCCAACAGCAGTGCCGGGCGGCGGCTGGGGGAGGTGGCCCCGCACCTGTTGCCGTTCGCGGACATGGAGGTGCGTCCCAGCGGGGCGGGGGACCTGGCCGGCTACGACGTGGTGGTGCTGGCGTTGCCGCACGGGGAGTCCGCGGGGATCGCTGCGCAGCTCCCGGAGGACACGCTGGTGGTCGACTGCGGAGCCGATCACCGGTTGGACGACCCGGCGGCGTGGGCGCGGTGGTACGGCGGCGGGCACGCCGGCACGCCGCACCCTGGGACCTGGCCCTACGGGTTGCCGGAGCTGCCTGGTCAGCGGGAGCGGCTGGTCGGGGCGCGGCGGATCGCGGTGCCCGGCTGCTACCCCACCTCGGTGACCCTGGCGATGGCGCCGGCGCTGGCGGCCGGGTTGGTCGAGCCCGACGTGGTGGTGGTCGCGGCCACCGGTACCTCTGGTGCGGGGAAGAAGGCGGCTGCGCACCTGCTGGGCAGTGAGGTGATGGGGTCGGTGAGCGCCTACGGGGTGGGCGGGGTGCACCGGCACACCCCGGAGATGGTGCAGACCCTGTCCCAGGCCGCCGGCGGGCCGGTCGGGGTGAGTTTCACCCCGGTGCTGGTGCCGATGAGCCGGGGGATCCTGGCGACCTGCTCGGCCCGGCTGGCGGCTGGGGTGGATGCCGGGGCGGTGCGGGCGGTGTTCGAGAAGGCCTACGGCGACGAGCCGTTCGTGCACCTGCTGCCGGAGGGTCAGTGGCCCACGACGGGGCAGGTGCTGGGGGCCAACACCGTCGTGCTGCAGGTGGCGGTGGACCCCGACGCCGGCCGGCTCGTGGTCGTCGCGGCGGTGGACAACCTCACCAAGGGCACCGGCGGGGCGGCGGTGCAGTGCGCCAACCTGGCCCTGGGCCTGCCCGAGACCACCGGCCTGCCCCTGGTCGGGGTCGCCCCGTGA
- the argJ gene encoding bifunctional glutamate N-acetyltransferase/amino-acid acetyltransferase ArgJ: MSVTAPQGFRAAGVAAGLKSSGAPDVALVVNDGPHDAAAAVFTTNRFPAAPVQWTRQVVATGRARAVVLNSGGANACTGAEGFQDTHATAEHAAAALGAAGVDVGAVDVAVCSTGLIGVRLPMDRLTAGVTAAVAGLAADGGPDAARAIMTTDSVPKTTVQVRDGWTVGGMAKGAGMLAPSLATMLVVLTTDAAVDAATLQAALERATSVSVERVDSDGCLSTNDTVVVLANGAAGVTPGAEEVAEALTAACTDLAMQLLSDAEGSTKDIAITVRGAASVADALTAGRACARNNLLKTALFGNDPNWGRVLAAIGTTDAVFEPDRVDVTINGVTVCRGGAIGDPREGVDLTGRAIGIDVDLGAGGEQATIWTNDLSIAYVHENSAYST; encoded by the coding sequence GTGAGCGTCACCGCCCCGCAGGGCTTCCGGGCCGCCGGGGTCGCCGCCGGCCTGAAGAGCTCCGGCGCCCCCGACGTCGCCCTGGTCGTCAACGACGGCCCGCACGACGCCGCGGCCGCCGTCTTCACCACCAACCGCTTCCCGGCCGCGCCGGTGCAGTGGACCCGCCAGGTGGTCGCCACCGGCCGGGCGCGGGCCGTCGTCCTCAACTCCGGCGGCGCCAACGCCTGCACCGGCGCCGAGGGCTTCCAGGACACCCACGCGACCGCCGAGCACGCCGCCGCCGCGCTCGGTGCGGCCGGGGTGGACGTCGGCGCGGTCGACGTCGCCGTGTGCTCCACCGGGCTGATCGGCGTCCGGCTGCCGATGGACCGCCTCACCGCCGGCGTGACGGCGGCGGTGGCCGGGCTCGCGGCCGACGGCGGGCCGGACGCGGCGCGGGCGATCATGACCACCGACAGCGTCCCGAAGACCACCGTGCAGGTCCGGGACGGCTGGACGGTCGGCGGCATGGCCAAGGGCGCCGGCATGCTCGCGCCCAGCCTGGCCACCATGCTCGTCGTCCTCACCACCGACGCCGCGGTGGACGCGGCGACCCTGCAGGCCGCGCTGGAGCGGGCGACGAGCGTCTCCGTCGAGCGGGTGGACTCCGACGGCTGCCTGTCCACCAACGACACCGTGGTCGTGCTGGCCAACGGCGCCGCCGGGGTCACGCCCGGCGCCGAGGAGGTCGCCGAGGCGCTGACCGCGGCGTGCACCGACCTGGCCATGCAGCTGCTGAGCGACGCCGAGGGCTCCACCAAGGACATCGCGATCACCGTCCGGGGCGCCGCGAGCGTGGCGGACGCGCTGACCGCCGGGCGGGCCTGCGCGCGCAACAACCTGCTCAAGACCGCGCTGTTCGGCAACGACCCCAACTGGGGGCGGGTGCTGGCCGCCATCGGCACCACCGACGCCGTGTTCGAGCCCGACCGGGTCGACGTGACCATCAACGGGGTCACCGTCTGCCGGGGCGGCGCGATCGGCGACCCGCGGGAGGGCGTCGACCTCACCGGCCGGGCGATCGGCATCGACGTCGACCTCGGCGCGGGCGGCGAGCAGGCGACGATCTGGACCAACGACCTGTCGATCGCCTACGTGCACGAGAACTCGGCGTACTCGACGTGA
- the argB gene encoding acetylglutamate kinase — MTGRTAQDPSPPDVPVDEVPPEVPAVRRRIGSTRVMRTHDPEGDARKVAVLTGALPWLKEFHSRVVVVKYGGHAMVDEACRRAFAEDMVFLRTCGILPVVVHGGGPQITDMLGRLGIASEFRGGLRVTTPETIDVVRMVLTGQVGPDIVGLVNQHDPMAVHLSGEDGGLFTAQRTTAVVDGEEVDVGLVGDVVAVDPTPVRALLAAGHIPVVASVAPDAHGVVHNVNADTAAAALAVALGAVKLVVLTDVEGLYADWPDRDSLVQQIDAAELAEILPGLDSGMVPKMAACLRAVEGGVTRATVVDGRTPHALLLEMFTTEGTGTMVVPARTTTGEEPA, encoded by the coding sequence GTGACCGGCAGGACGGCCCAGGACCCCAGCCCGCCGGACGTGCCCGTCGACGAGGTCCCGCCCGAGGTGCCCGCCGTCCGCCGGCGGATCGGCAGCACGCGGGTCATGCGCACCCACGACCCGGAGGGCGACGCCCGCAAGGTCGCCGTCCTCACCGGGGCGCTGCCGTGGCTCAAGGAGTTCCACTCCCGTGTCGTGGTGGTCAAGTACGGCGGGCACGCGATGGTCGACGAGGCGTGCCGGCGGGCGTTCGCCGAGGACATGGTGTTCCTGCGGACCTGCGGCATCCTGCCGGTGGTCGTCCACGGCGGCGGCCCGCAGATCACCGACATGCTCGGCCGCCTCGGCATCGCCAGCGAGTTCCGCGGCGGGCTGCGGGTCACCACGCCGGAGACCATCGACGTCGTCCGCATGGTGCTCACCGGCCAGGTCGGACCGGACATCGTCGGGCTGGTCAACCAGCACGACCCGATGGCCGTGCACCTGTCCGGGGAGGACGGCGGCCTGTTCACCGCCCAGCGCACCACCGCGGTGGTGGACGGCGAGGAGGTCGACGTCGGCCTGGTCGGCGACGTCGTCGCGGTCGACCCCACCCCGGTGCGGGCGCTGCTGGCGGCCGGGCACATCCCGGTCGTGGCGAGCGTGGCCCCGGACGCCCACGGCGTGGTGCACAACGTCAACGCCGACACCGCGGCCGCGGCCCTGGCGGTGGCGCTGGGCGCGGTCAAGCTCGTCGTCCTCACCGACGTCGAGGGGCTCTACGCCGACTGGCCCGACCGGGACTCGCTGGTGCAGCAGATCGACGCCGCCGAGCTGGCCGAGATCCTGCCCGGCCTGGACTCCGGGATGGTCCCGAAGATGGCCGCCTGCCTGCGGGCGGTCGAGGGCGGGGTGACGCGGGCGACCGTCGTGGACGGCCGCACCCCGCACGCCCTGCTGCTGGAGATGTTCACGACCGAGGGTACCGGGACCATGGTGGTCCCGGCCCGCACGACGACCGGGGAGGAGCCGGCATGA
- a CDS encoding acetylornithine transaminase, with translation MTRTEELSARWSAVMMANYKTPPVALARGAGATVWDVDGREYTDLLGGIATTILGHAHPKVVEAITRQAATLGHVSNLAVHEPGVALAERLVELAGRSGRVFFCNSGAEANEAAFKLSRLTGRTQVVTAEGSFHGRTMGALALTGQPGKAAAFAPLPGGVTHVPYGDAGALAAVVSEDTAMVLLEPVLGEGGVLPAPPGYLAAAQAAARDAGALFALDEVQTGIGRTGSWFAHQADGLAPDVVTLAKSVGGGLPLGAVLTFGEAAELMTAGAHGSTFGGNPIAAAAALAVLDTIRDEGLLERAKELEHRFSAGIEGLGHPAVSGVRGKGALLGVVLTAPVAGALEALLREAGFFTNAVAPGVLRLAPSLVVTDAQVDTFLAALPAALDTALQQ, from the coding sequence ATGACCCGCACCGAGGAGCTGTCGGCCCGCTGGTCGGCGGTGATGATGGCGAACTACAAGACCCCGCCGGTGGCGCTGGCCCGTGGCGCGGGCGCGACCGTGTGGGACGTCGACGGCCGCGAGTACACCGACCTGCTCGGCGGCATCGCCACGACGATCCTCGGGCACGCCCACCCGAAGGTGGTCGAGGCGATCACCCGGCAGGCGGCCACCCTCGGCCACGTGTCCAACCTGGCGGTGCACGAGCCGGGGGTGGCGCTGGCGGAGCGGTTGGTGGAGCTGGCCGGCCGGTCGGGGCGGGTGTTCTTCTGCAACTCCGGGGCGGAGGCCAACGAGGCCGCGTTCAAGCTGTCCCGGTTGACCGGGCGCACGCAGGTGGTGACCGCGGAGGGGTCCTTCCACGGGCGGACGATGGGGGCGCTGGCGTTGACCGGGCAGCCGGGCAAGGCCGCGGCGTTCGCGCCGCTGCCCGGCGGGGTCACCCACGTGCCCTACGGGGACGCCGGCGCGCTGGCCGCGGTGGTGTCGGAGGACACGGCGATGGTGTTGCTGGAGCCGGTGCTGGGGGAGGGCGGGGTGCTGCCGGCGCCGCCGGGCTACCTGGCCGCCGCGCAGGCCGCCGCGCGGGACGCGGGGGCGTTGTTCGCGCTGGACGAGGTGCAGACCGGGATCGGTCGGACCGGGTCGTGGTTCGCCCACCAGGCCGACGGGTTGGCCCCGGACGTGGTGACGCTGGCCAAGTCGGTCGGTGGCGGGTTGCCGCTGGGCGCGGTGCTGACCTTCGGTGAGGCGGCCGAGCTGATGACGGCCGGCGCGCACGGGTCGACGTTCGGGGGCAACCCGATCGCCGCCGCGGCCGCGCTCGCCGTCCTCGACACGATCCGCGACGAGGGGCTGCTGGAACGGGCCAAGGAGCTCGAGCACCGGTTCAGCGCCGGCATCGAGGGCCTGGGGCACCCGGCCGTGAGCGGCGTCCGGGGGAAGGGCGCCCTGCTCGGCGTCGTGCTCACCGCGCCGGTCGCCGGGGCGCTCGAGGCCCTGCTGCGCGAGGCCGGCTTCTTCACCAACGCCGTCGCCCCGGGCGTGCTCCGGCTGGCGCCGTCCCTGGTGGTCACCGACGCCCAGGTCGACACCTTCCTGGCCGCCCTCCCGGCCGCCCTCGACACCGCCCTGCAGCAGTGA